In Chanodichthys erythropterus isolate Z2021 chromosome 18, ASM2448905v1, whole genome shotgun sequence, the following are encoded in one genomic region:
- the si:dkeyp-110a12.4 gene encoding pancreatic secretory granule membrane major glycoprotein GP2 — translation MPFKNLHRQKTCPIHVWNLIVGLDIIQACVPKQLEVPTSLELCFGGLERVQALRLALTASRGDHREDLVEKAEDGTEFPGRRNQKDSALRMTPVTLVLTWSLLSIWTVTSVQIDEELNETVICTNDQMQVVIPSVFFLKKEPPVYVWDLQLNDPDCRGVEVGNDYVFSIKKNLTDCGTIMVSDDTHIMFTNTIRNNETDVITRSYINITFGCRYPINYMVQQQNGENLIRVDVRTITLNTEDGNFSVSMLLYKDEKFQDKWTTVPSLTLEENIYVKVYMIPATLFLRVERCWATPTNDPYSNIQHTFIKDSCPVLWNDQTLAVMKNGQGPEALFRIQMFKFVGSSYTVFLHCNVQICHNTGGVCQPNCFAENVSIRTRRDVASHTVSYGPIKRLKANLENTSLSSDMPSVETFVLGGLLFILIVITGVFGKLWLQSRNSYPTQEAQLTLSNIHHISEVAS, via the exons ATGCCCTTTAAAAACCTACACAGACAAAAGA CTTGTCCTATTCATGTGTGGAATCTTATTGTTGGTCTGGACATCATTCAAGCCTGTGTTCCAAAGCAACTGGAGGTTCCCACTTCATTAGAGCTGTGTTTTGGAGGGCTGGAGAGAGTGCAAGCACTACGTCTGGCTCTGACAGCTAGTCGAGGTGATCACAGAGAAGATTTGGTGGAAAAGGCCGAAGACGGAACTGAATTTCCGGGGAGAAGAAACCAGAAAGATTCTGCTTTAAGGATGACACCTGTTACTCTGGTTCTGACATGGTCTTTGCTCTCAATATGGACAGTAACTTCTGTGCAGATTGATGAAG AACTCAATGAGACAGTCATTTGCACCAATGATCAGATGCAAGTTGTCATTCCTAGTGTGTTTTTTCTCAAGAAGGAGCCGCCTGTTTAT GTTTGGGATTTACAGCTGAATGATCCTGACTGTCGAGGTGTTGAGGTTGGGAACGACTATGTCTTCAGCATCAAGAAAAACCTCACAGACTGTGGCACTATTATG GTATCAGATGATACTCACATCATGTTCACCAACACGATCCGTAACAATGAAACAGATGTCATCACCAGAAGCTACATCAACATCACATTTGGGTGCCGATACCCCATAAACTACATGGTCCAGCAGCAAAACGGGGAAAATTTGATCAGAGTGGATGTCCG GACAATCACTCTAAACACGGAGGATggaaatttctcggtttctatGCTGCTCTATAAAGATGAAAAGTTTCAGGATAAATGGACCACTGTTCCTTCTCTCACACTTGAGGAAAACATCTATGTCAAGGTTTACATG ATTCCAGCGACTCTTTTTCTGAGAGTGGAGAGATGTTGGGCCACACCAACCAATGACCCTTACAGCAATATTCAGCACACCTTTATTAAGGACAG CTGTCCGGTGTTATGGAATGACCAGACTTTAGCTGTGATGAAGAACGGTCAAGGACCAGAAGCTCTGTTCAGGATACAAATGTTCAAGTTTGTTGGCAGCTCCTACACAGTTTTCCTGCACTGCAATGTCCAGATCTGTCATAACACAGGTGGAGTGTGCCAGCCT AACTGCTTTGCTGAAAATGTATCAATACGGACACGCAGGGATGTTGCATCTCACACAGTCTCATATGGACCAATCAAAAGGCTCAAAGCTAACTTGGAGAACACTAGTCTGA GTTCAGATATGCCCTCTGTCGAAACTTTTGTGTTGGGTGGTCTGCTGTTCATCCTGATTGTCATCACAGGAGTTTTTGGGAAACTCTGGCTGCAGAGCAGAAACTCGTATCCGACCCAAGAGGCCCAACTCACCCTCTCCAACATCCACCATATCTCAGAGGTGGCCAGCTAA
- the fbxo30a gene encoding F-box only protein 30a, translating into MEELHIHCLKCVNRRCMTRPEASISCDLMGCPLVCGAVFHSCKLNEHRLLCPYERVPCLNRGFGCPFTLARVKMAQHLETCPASVVCCTMEWNRWPVSYTDHKSYENLSKEVFDVEQLDVALALQDQRMLLESLKVVTTVTKALEEQNLDNSSPQDPKNELIEMNEESYDGPYTASVENSRSFAATLDILRSGKNIDLIVNDPNGEEQIGACNGVRNGDGDFRNDPTKESDTDSDSDLGAVGGADCPFPVDPEDEGDDWLETSGCGESSEEESEVNGGIELSGLHDEGDGDNPVRLERVNSSSNVRQVLPDHSIPVLAEDPEMAHLPQLPFPLPIPLPNLMHNNVLHHLPFRIEDRWLERKLENLQVLRGMNLFTVNGRRALLSNPYLFKAKMEDKAVDTSDLDLTDDPMGLHGIDLITAALLFCLGDSPGGRGISDSRFVDRYRIDFGTQTFSFPSAILATSTMVGDIASASACDHASPQLSNPSPFHTLRLDLVLECVARYQTKQRSMFTFVCGQLFRRDEFSSHFKNVHGDIHAGLNGWMEQRCPLAYYGCTYSQRRFCPSVQGFRIIHDRHLGSFGVQPGLAACPDEPLSRTKTCQFRSNCDHLSDLPFELLQHIASFLDGFSLCQLSRVSCSMREVCASLLKSRGMVVLLWGKTKRADGTSSWQIQDKVWRFSTAFDTVNEWKFANISSMADHLKTCKYNTIARREEAVPLPCMSFTRELTKEGRSLRSVLKPVM; encoded by the exons atggaggagCTTCATATCCATTGCCTGAAATGTGTCAACCGCCGATGTATGACAAGGCCGGAGGCCAGCATTTCCTGTGACCTCATGGGTTGCCCTCTTGTGTGTGGGGCTGTTTTCCACTCATGCAAACTGAACGAACACCGCTTACTGTGTCCGTACGAAAGAGTCCCGTGTCTGAACCGTGGATTCGGATGTCCATTTACCCTTGCCAGGGTCAAAATGGCACAGCACCTTGAAACATGCCCAGCCAGTGTTGTGTGTTGCACTATGGAATGGAATCGATGGCCAGTGAGTTACACAGATCACAAGTCCTATGAGAACTTGAGTAAGGAGGTTTTTGACGTGGAGCAGCTTGATGTGGCTTTGGCCCTCCAGGATCAGCGAATGTTGCTGGAGTCACTTAAAGTGGTGACCACTGTGACAAAAGCTCTGGAAGAGCAAAATCTGGACAATTCCAGTCCCCAGGACCCCAAAAATGAATTGATTGAAATGAACGAGGAATCGTATGATGGACCTTACACAGCTTCAGTGGAAAACAGTAGAAGCTTTGCTGCCACTTTGGACATTCTCCGTAGTGGAAAGAATATTGACTTGATTGTGAACGATCCCAATGGGGAGGAACAGATTGGAGCTTGCAATGGTGTTAGAAATGGCGATGGAGACTTTAGGAATGATCCAACGAAAGAAAGTGACACTGATTCAGATTCCGATCTGGGAGCAGTAGGTGGTGCTGATTGTCCTTTTCCAGTAGACCCTgaagacgaaggagatgattgGTTGGAGACCAGTGGATGCGGTGAATCTTCCGAAGAAGAAAGCGAGGTGAATGGTGGGATAGAACTCAGTGGACTTCATGATGAAGGGGATGGTGACAACCCGGTCAGACTTGAAAGGGTCAATAGTTCTTCAAATGTTAGGCAGGTTTTACCTGATCATTCCATACCTGTTTTAGCAGAGGATCCAGAAATGGCCCACTTGCCCCAACTACCTTTTCCTTTGCCCATCCCTCTGCCTAACCTGATGCACAACAATGTTCTGCACCATTTGCCTTTCAGAATAGAGGACCGATGGCTGGAGCGCAAATTGGAGAATCTCCAGGTACTCAGGGGCATGAATTTGTTTACAGTTAATGGTCGAAGGGCTCTGTTATCCAACCCCTATTTATTCAAAGCCAAGATGGAGGACAAGGCGGTGGACACGTCAGACCTTGACTTGACGGATGATCCAATGGGTCTCCACGGCATTGACCTCATCACTGCTGCCTTGCTCTTTTGTTTGGGGGACTCACCTGGAGGTAGGGGCATCTCGGACAGCCGCTTTGTAGACAGGTACCGCATTGACTTTGGCACACAGACCTTCTCCTTTCCTTCTGCCATACTGGCTACCAGCACCATGGTAGGGGACATTGCCTCAGCATCTGCCTGTGACCACGCCAGTCCGCAACTCTCCAATCCCAGTCCATTCCACACCCTCAGATTAGACCTTGTTCTGGAGTGTGTGGCTCGCTATCAGACCAAACAGCGCTCAATGTTCACCTTTGTTTGCGGACAGCTGTTTCGCAGGGATGAGTTTTCTTCACATTTTAAGAATGTCCATGGGGACATCCATGCTGGCCTTAATGGTTGGATGGAGCAAAGGTGCCCGTTGGCTTACTATGGATGTACCTACTCGCAAAGAAGGTTCTGCCCTTCAGTACAGGGTTTCAGAATAATCCATGACCGACACCTGGGCTCATTTGGAGTGCAACCTGGGTTAGCAGCTTGTCCTGATGAGCCTCTATCCAGAACTAAAACCTGTCAGTTTAGGTCCAACTGTGACCACCTTAGTGACCTGCCCTTTGAGTTACTCCAGCACATTGCAAGCTTCCTGGACGGCTTTAGCCTGTGCCAACTCTCCAGAGTGTCTTGCAGTATGAGGGAAGTGTGTGCCAGTCTTCTTAAATCCCGTGGCATGGTGGTCCTGCTTTGGGGGAAGACAAAGCGAGCTGATGGAACCTCATCCTGGCAGATACAAGACAAG GTGTGGCGGTTCAGtactgcgtttgacactgtgaACGAGTGGAAGTTTGCCAACATTTCCAGCATGGCCGACCACCTCAAGACGTGCAAGTATAACACAATAGCACGGAGGGAAGAAGCAGTCCCACTCCCATGCATGAGTTTCACAAGAGAACTTACTAAAGAGGGACGCTCTCTACGTTCAGTGCTTAAACCGGTGATGTAG